In Montipora capricornis isolate CH-2021 chromosome 4, ASM3666992v2, whole genome shotgun sequence, a single genomic region encodes these proteins:
- the LOC138047380 gene encoding protein yippee-like 2, giving the protein MVKTFQAYLSPQCHRKYSCIHCRAHLANHDELISKSFQGSQGRAYLFNKVVNVGCGPAEERVLLTGLHAVADIYCECCKTTLGWKYEHAFENSQKYKEGKFIIEMAHMIKDNGWD; this is encoded by the exons ATGGTGAAAACGTTTCAAGCCTATTTGAGTCCTCAGTGTCACCGAAAATATAGCTGCATTCATTGTCGAGCTCATCTGGCTAACCACGATGAACTTATTTCGAAG tCGTTCCAAGGTAGCCAAGGTCGGGCTTATTTGTTCAATAAAGT AGTAAACGTTGGTTGCGGGCCAGCTGAGGAACGTGTGTTGTTGACAGGCCTCCATGCCGTTGCCGATATTTATTGCGAGTGCTGTAAAACAACGCTGGGTTGGAAATAT gaacaCGCGTTCGAAAACAGCCAAAAATACAAAGAAGGAAAGTTCATTATTGAAATGGCACACATGATAAAAGACAACGGATGGGATTGA